In Rhizobium sp. 9140, the genomic stretch ATATTCCGGGATACGCGGGCGGAAATCGCCGTTGCCATGTTCGTAGGTCTCGGCGATCACCGGCAGGAAGTCGTACTTTGCGAGCAGATCCGGATCGCTCATCTGGCTTTTGCGCATAAAGCCGCCCGCACCCATCATGTTGAATTCTTTGTGGATCTTCTTGCTGGTCAGCCATTTGATGAAGGTCCAGGCAGCCTCCTGCTTGGCTGTATCGACATCGGCGTTGATCGCAAGGCCCCAGCCACCGACGCCATATTGTGGCGTCATGCCCTCAGCGACCGGCGCGACGGCGATGCCCACCTTGCCCACGACGTTGGAAACCTTCGGATCGGAATAGGCGGCAGCGCCCACCGACCACGTCTGCATGAATGTCGCTAAGCCCTGCCGGAAGCTTTCCTCGCGTCCGCCCCAGTCATATTCGATGGCGCCGGGCGGGGCGGCTTCCGTGAACAGTTCCTTGTAGATTGCAAGGCTCTTGATGTTCGCTTCGGAGTTCAAGGCCGGCTTGCCGTCCTTGTCAACGATCGAGCCGCCGAGCTGGTTATTGTATTGCATCCAGTCCTGCGCCACGGCCGGACCCTTCTGGCCGTTTGCAACGAAACCGTAGATCTTCTTGGAGGGATCGTTGAGCTTCTTGGCGTCGTCCACCAGTTGCTCCATGCTTGCCGGCGGCTTCAGGCCGGCGGCGTCGAGAATATCCTTGCGATATGCCAGCACGTTGGCGTAGAGCGCGAAGGGGAAAGCGACATATTTCCCCTTGTATTGCCCGAGCGATTCCAGGGCCACAGGATAGATGTCGTCGAGATCGAGGCCTGAGGCATCCCGCTTGACCCAATCCGTCAGATCAACCGAATAGTTGTTCTCCGCGTATGCGCCGGCCCAGACGATGTCCATGGTCACCAGGTCGTAACCCTTGGTGTCGCCGATGAAGTCAGCGGTCGTCTTGGTCAGGAGGGTACCGTAGTCCATGATCTCGACTTTAAGATCCGCGCCGGTTTCTTCCTTGAAAGCCGGTGCGAGTTCCGTCAGGACTTTCGAGAAGCCGTCGTTCATCGAGGCAATTGTCAGGCTGACGCCGTCAAGCGACTTCGCCTGCGCATAGGCCGTCGTCGCCATCAGCGCGGCGAGCGCCGAAGCCACCACATGCCCCTTCGATGTCAGCGTGAATAATGGAGAAATCTTCGCCATACTGCCTGCCCTTCCTGTTCCGGAGTTGATTGAAGGCAAGGTTATCCTGACACCGATCCAAGTCAAACAAAAAAACACAAAAATAACATTAACTCAGCTTATTGCTCAAGCCTGCTCAAACCATTTGCACAATGCCCAAATGCTAGACGCATCGTTGTCGATTTTATTAGCACGACGCCATTGATGGCTTATCATGCTGTATCCGCTAAGCGATTCCCAAGAATACCGTTGACGAAAGTATGCGATAGGCGTTGTTCGAATGCCTAAAGAGCTCCTGCCTCAGCAACGCCCACAGTTTAGAAAATAACATATTCAAACACTTTACAACTTTTTGATGTTTGCTAGGCTGGAAGAAACACCGGAAGCTCGTCACCATGTCGCAGACGCCGCCAAACCCAAGCCTCGCATCGCTGGAGCATCACCTGCCGAATGTGCCGGATCTCGCGCACCTTGAGGCACAGGTGCGCCGAGACCTCGACAGTATCGAGGCGTCACCACGCGCCTGGGTACCGGAACGCCGTGATGCTTACGGCAATGTGATTTCCGACGTCGTCATCGTCGGCGCAGGCCTTACAGGACTCTCGCTCGCCTTCGGGTTGAAGCGGCAGGGCATAGAGCGAGTTCGTTTGATCGACGCTGCGCCAGCCGGTCTTGAAGGGCCGTGGCTGACCACCGCGCGGATGCGCACCCTGCGCTCTCCCAAGACGCTCAGTGGCCCGGATCTCGGCATACCGAGCCTGACATACCGCGCCTGGCATGAAGCCGTCGAGGGGCACGAGAGCTGGGAACAGCTGGACAAGATCGATCGACAGGCCTGGATGGCTTATCTTGCATGGTTTCGTTCGATGATCGGGCTTCCCGTCGAGAACGATACTCGCCTTCTCTCGATCTCGCAGGTGGACGACCACCTCCGTCTCCAAGTCGAAAACGGTGGGCAAAGTTCCTGTATCGCATGCCGCAAAGTGGTGCTGGCAACCGGGCTGGAAGGCGCCGGCGGGTTCAACGTGCCGCCCGACGTCGCTACATTGCCCCGCACGCGATGGACCCATAGCGGCGAATTGATCGACCCCGGCATTTTATCGGCAAAACGCGTTGGCGTCATCGGTGCTGCTGCGTCGAGCTTCGACTGGGCCGTGACGGCGCTGGAAGCTGGCGCCACCAGCGTTACCTTGCTCGCCCGGTCCCCGGTGCTTCCCCGCACGGAAATTCTCGATTGGTCGAATTTCCCCGGCTTTCTCAATCATTTCGCGGATCTGGATGATCAGACGCGTTATCGCTTCACACGCCGGATGTTCGATTTCAAGACGCCCCCGACCAATGAGATGTACGGGCGTGCCATGGCGTTTCCCGATTGCCGACTGGTAACGGGCGCACGTATCTGCTCGATCGGCATGACCGACGACGCCGTCGTCATCTCGACGGCCAAAGGCGATTTTGTCTTCGATCACCTGCTCCTCGGAACCGGATATTCCGTCGATCTCTCGCGCCGCCCGGAACTTGCAAGCCATGTCGACCAGATCGCGACCTGGGCGGATCGCTTCGTTCCCGCTACGGGCGAAGAGGACCCGGATCTTCTGGCGTACCCCTATCTGGGGCCGGCTTTCGAGTTGATGGAAAAGACACCGGGCGCCTTACCGATGCTCGCCAACATTCACGTGTTCAATAGCGCTGCGGTGCCCAGTCTGGGGCCGATCTGCAACGGCATCACCGGCCTGAAATCGGGTGTTCCAAAGCTGGTGTCCGGCATCTGCCGCGGGTTGTTCCTGTCCGACATCGAGCATTTCTATCGTTCGCTCGATCGCTACGACAAGACGCATTTCCAGCCGGAACCCGTTTAGCGGCAACACGTCGCAATCCTAGGCGATCAACCCGACCCGCCGAGCGGCAACGACCTTGTAGAGCCTGTCGCCCGTATGGCGATATTCCTCGAAGGCGGAGAAGACGAGCGAATGATCGTGCTCGTCGTCCGATGCGACGGCTGCGGCGGCAATCTCCCGGTCATCAGGAAGCGGCAGCACACGCCACGCGGCGATGACGTCAGGCGATGGCGGAAGCGGCATGCCGATCTTGGTATAGAGCGCGAGAACGACTTCCCAGAAATGCACGGCAAGCTGCTGCGGTTTATCGAGATGCGGGCTGACCAACCGCAACCAATGACATCCCGTCACCGCATGAAGCGCTTCGAAACTCATAGAGCTTGAGTAGAGCAGAAGCGATGCAGGACGGATCTGCTCCAGAAACTCCGGCGTATCGACCAGACGACCGAGCCGATCCTGAAACGCCGGGATTTTGCCCATGGCCTCAATCCACTTCCAAAGCAGATGCGTGGGCGCCTCGACGTTGTGAAACACAGATTCGTCGCGCATCGCCAGGAGATGGGCGAGTGGATCGGTCTCCGTCGCGATACGATCGTCGGGAATACCGTTATAGTAAAGATAGGTCGCGGCCCAAAAGCCAAGCGCGTTCGCGACTTCCGTGTCGTCGGAACGCATCAGCGCATAGGCAAGGCGCATCAAACCATGGGTAGCGGACGCGGCGACACCGGGGGCAAGGATGGGTACATAGCGTCGGACCGCGGCCCGCCCGCCGATTTCCCTAACGACACCCGCGAAGAAAAGCCGAAGATCGGCTTCGCGCTCACGGTCGCCGAGATGGTTTTCCCAACTTGCCTCGTCGAGCGGCGATACGGCAGGAGGTGGAAAAGGCACCGCGTGAACGCGGATGTAGTGATCGGCGTACTCCTCCAACCGCGCAGATGACGCGCCCAACTGCACCATAGCCTCAAGCACCATTGGAAGATGATTGGCGAGGCAGACGGGAAACTCACCGCTCCGCCGGCCGATCTCTGCTATCAAGGCGGCAGCCGAACGCATCCCGGTCTCAGCGGCGTCGAACGCTTGAACGCTCGTAAACTGTTGCATTGCCGACATCCTGTTGTCCTGAACGCCCGTTACCAGGCAGCATTGGTTGAATTTATGAGATATAAACAATATCAAACATAAGAACCGAATACCAATCGATGTCTGGCTCGTCGTGCAGGCCAGCCACGGAAACCAAGACCTCGCCTTGCCATCTGCATTCGTCGGTGCCGCGAAGCACACCGTGTGAACCCGTTAGGCAGGCTTTCTATCGAGCGATGACGATCTCGACTCCGGCCTTCTTCAAGGCGCTATCGAGCGTCCCCGTCGGCGCCTCGTCACAAATCAGGGTGTCGAACTCGCCGAGAGCGGCCACCAGCACGAGCGACATGCGATTGAACTTCGTTGAATCGCACAGCACAATCTTGCGAGACGCACGTGTGAGATAAACGCGTTTCATGTCCGTATCCTCGAACGAATAATCGAAGATACCCTCCGGAGCGAGGCCCGATACCCCGACGAAAGCGATGTCGAACCATAGCATTTCGAACTGAGCGACCGCGGAAGGCCCGCTGATCGACATTTCATCGCTGCGGATCTTGCCGCCTGCGAGATAGGTTTCCACGCCACGGCCAGAGAGTTGCCCGCCGCTACGAATGCTGTTCGTAAAAATCTTGGTCTGGGCGCGCGGCGTGAGTGCCTCGGCAACAAAATAGGTCGTGGTGCCCACATCAAGCGCAATGCTGCGAGACCCATTTGCCAACTCTGCCGCAGCCACGGCAATCCGTCGCTTGAGGGAAACGTTGCGGGCGAGGCGGGCGTCAAAGGCCGGTTCCTCTCCATCAAAATTGTCGGTTGCTGCGGCTAGGGGTACACGATCCGGCTTGACGGCGCCGCCATGTGTGCGGATCAGCCTCCCCTCCTTCTCCAATTCGACAAGATCTCGCCTGACCGTCATTTCCGAGACCGACAGTTGCTGGGCCAGATCACTGACCGTGACGGACCCAAGCCGACCGATCTCGCTGACAATCGCCGCTTGTCTGACCTGCGCAAGGAACTTCGGACGTTCGTTGGGTTTTGTAGCGGACTGCTCGCTCGTCATCTGGCCCTGTGTCTCGCTCTCGTTCCCAGCCACCGCAATACCTCATGGCCGCTGCTTCAAACATGGTCTGTTCGAATCAAACATACAATGCCGGGATAGGATATGCCGCAGCTTGCCTTGATGTACAGACGCACATTTCTCACGTCTGTTCGGAATGCGCCTGCTCGACCAGGAATAGTGTGCGAAGACGACGGAAATCGTCGATGACATGAACACGATCCAGCGGATAGCCTCCCGCGTTGCCGGCGTCTTCGCCGGCGAGGTATAACATGGCGTAAAGACCGGCTGTCTGTGCCGAGCGAATACCCGTACTGCTGTCTTCGACCGCGACCACAGTTTCGGGCGCGAGACCGAGCCGCTCGACGGCTATGCCATAGGGCACAGGTGACGGCTTTCCCTCGCTGACATCATCAAGGCTGATAGAGAATTGAATGCTGTGGCTTAAGCCTAGTGCATCGATGTTGGCATCAACGATCGCTCGACATGAATTGGAAACGCAGACCTGAGGTATTCCAAGACGATGAAGCTCACGAACCGCGTCGACAGCCCCGGGGATAGCGACGAGAGTGTGCCGACTGGCGATATAATGCCGGTTGATGGCAGCGGCCCAATCGACCTCCTGAAGCGCTGGCGGCAGCCTGTCGCGTAACAGGCGCCAGACATCGCCCATATGGATCCCCCGAAATGCCATGTCCGGCAGTTCTCGAAGATCGGTGCCGAACTCCATGGATGCCGCAACCAGCGCACGATGGTGGAGAGGCTCGCTGTCGACAAGCGTGCCATCTATATCCCAAGCGACGGCTGAGAACCGTGGCCGCATCACGAAGACAGCTTCCAAGTCGGCGCGAGGCGCCTGTAGAGATCGCGGTACCGGTGGTAGCCAGCCTCATACGTGGCAATATTTTCCATGTTCGGTTGCAGAACATCGGAGAATGTCACGAAGCGGGTGACGGTGCGCCAGTCGCTTTCCAATCCAACGCCAATGGCCGCAGCCCATGCGGCGCCGATGCACGAGCCGGGATGGCCAGACAGACGCTGCAGCGGCGCGTTCAGCACGTCGGCAACGATCTGCATCCAGACGGTGCTTTGAGATCCGCCATCCGACACCAGGAAACGCTTCGGTTCATGCCCCATATCGACCAGGACTTCGACATGATGGCGGATCGCGTAAGCGTAGGACTCGAGCAGCGCCCGCCACATATGGCCGATGTCGTGGGACAACGTCAGGCCTTCGATCACGCCTCGTGCTGCGGGATCATGTATCGGCGTCTTTTCGCCAAGGAGATACGGTAGAATCGTCAGGCCATCGGCGCCGGCCGGCCTGGCGTCAGCGAGCACGTCGAGATGCTGGTGAATGCTGCGTTCGGCGGCCAGCGCGGCCGCTCGTTCGCCGCCTGCAAACGTTTCTGCAAACCAATTGAGCGCGGATCCGCCGGTCGACATGCAGCCGTTCGGCATGTAAAGCCCGGGAACAAGGTGGTAGTCGAGAAAGAGCCTTGGATCCGGCTTGACGATATCGGTCGCCGTTAGAATGTCCACCGCACCGCCGAACTTCAGGAGAACATCTCCTGCATCGATCACACCGGCGCCAAGGGCGGACGCGATCATGTCGGCCGCACCGCCAACAACCGGCGTTCCCACGGCAAGCCCGGTCTCGGCCGATCCGCGGGCATCGACATGTCCCATGATGTCCGAGGAAGCCCGTTTCGGCGGAACAACGTCCCGATCGATATGTGCCAGACGCACCAGTTCGTCGTCGATCGCGCCCGTCGCGATGTTGACGAAGCCAGCCTCGAGCGCCCAGTTCTGCTCCACCGCACGCTCACCGGTCAGCCGGTAATTGATGTAATCATAGGAGCCGAAGACCGTTGCAATCCGAGCAAACACCTCCGGCTCGTGCCTTTCGACCCAACGCAGCTTGGCCGTTACGAGTTGCTGGTTGATGCCATTCCCTGCCTTGGCCAGAAACGCCCCTTCGTTCCATTCCGCCCGCAATTCCTCGACCTCCAGGCCGCAGCGGCCGTCGCTTTGCTGAATGCTCGGCCGCAGGACGTCTCCTTTGCTATCGAGAAGAACAACGGCAGGCAGCATGCCCGTCACGCCGATGCCGGCGATGTCCGACGCAGTCAGGCCCGAAACCTCCAGAAGCTCCGCAATGATGATGCAGGCGTTCCGCCACCAATCCCGAGGATCTTCCTCGGCCCAGCCGACGTGAGGAGAGGACAGCGTGACCGGCCGTGACGCTGTGGCGAGGATCTGATCCGGCAGGCCGACGAGAATTCCGATCGTCGATGTCGTACCGATGTCCAACCCGATGACCGCGGCCATGCGAACTCTCCGTATCAACGCAGCGTTTCCACGACGTCCATGAACCGCTTGACCCGATTTGCGTCGACCGCATTCCATGTATTTCCGTCGATCTTGAAGTGGGTGCCAATCACGCAACCCTGCGCCATCGAGAAGACATCGCGGATGTTGTCGATGTTGACGCCGGTATTGGCGAAGACGGGCACATCCTGAACGGTTTCGCACACCTCCCGGAGGTCGGATTCGTTGGCGGGCTGTCCCGTGATGGGGCCGGACACCAGAATTGCGTCGGCAACCGACGAGAAGACCGCACTTTTGGCACGCAATGCGATCGGGCGCTGATCGAGCGAGTAAGCGAATTCGGCATTGATATTGAACAGCATCTTCATATCGCTCCGGCCGAGATTGGCGCGAAGACGGGCGGCGCCACCGCAATCCGGCTGCCACAGTCCCATGTCGGATGCAAACAGGCCAGTGAAGATTTCGCGGACAAAACTTGCACCTGTCACCGCGCCGATTGCGACGCTCGACAGGGGATCCCAGAGATAGTTGACGCCGAATGGTACCCTCAACAGGGGCTTGGTTGCCTGCACGACAGCGGTCATTGCTGCGATGCTTTCCGGCGACCCCTTGAACACGTAAGGCCGATCGTTCTCGTTTCCGAACATGATCGCATCGACACCACCGGCCTGAAGCTTCTCGACGTCGCGGGCAACGTCATCGATCAGCTTCTGCAGTCCACCATCGGCGTTGTAAAGCGGCGAACCTGGAAGGGCGCCGATATGGGCCATCGCGATAACAGCCTTCTTGCGATCTCCGAAACACTCAAAAACCATCATTAAATCCTTTGGCATCGCCATGTTCTGCCGCTTCATGACCATGAGCGGCTTCAATTATGTCCGTGACACGCTCCCCGACCGGGAGCTTGAGCTGCGAACCGGCAGAGGTTCAACCAAGAGCCGCATCCGTCATCTGCTCAAAAAACATAAACAGCAAAACAAACATAATCAAACACAAAAAACATTTGCGAAGGTAGATTTTGTTGGATACGCTTTTGAGAAGCGATAGAGGAGCCGATATGCAGCAACCCGTTTTTCCCGAGCTTAAGGGGCGTCGTGCCTTTCTGACCGGCGGCGCCACCGGTATTGGTTTTGCCATCGCAAAGGCGTTGGCCGCTCAGGGCGTCACCATCGCTATCGCCGATATCGACGTCCCCGCGGCAGAACGAGCGGCACAATCCATTGGCGGTGGTTCGGTCGCTGTCGAGATCGATGTGCGCCGGCGCGCGTCGGTCGAAACCGCCTTTGCGCGCGCGATATCCCTGATCGGAGGCTGCGAGATCGTCATTGCCAATGCCGGCGTTTCCACAATGCAGAAGGCGCTGGAGTTGACCGATGAGGAATGGGACTTCAACTTCGACGTCAACACCCGCGGCATTTTTCTGACAAACCAGATCGCCGGGCGGCATCTGGTGGCGCAGGGAAGCGGCTGCATCGTCAACACGGCATCTCTCGCCGCAAAAGTCGGCGCACCGCTGCTGGCTCACTATTCCGCCAGCAAGTTCGCGGTTCTCGGATGGACACAGGCTTTTGCGCGCGAACTCGCTTCGGACGGCATTCGCGTGAATGCGGTATGCCCCGGCTTCGTCAAGACCGGCATGCAGAGCCGGGAAATCGAATGGGAAGCCAGTTTGCGCGGCATCAGCGCCGAACAGGTATTTAACGAGTATGTCGGGCAGACGCCGCTGGGGCGCATCGAAACGCCGGAAGATGTCGCAGATGTCGTGGTCTTCCTGTGCTCGAACAGCGCCCGCTTCATGACGGGCCAGGGCATAAACGTGACAGGCGGCGTCTACATGACCTGATCCACATCATGGTCCATGGGCGCAAATGCCCGCACCTGTGTTCCGTCTGATGGACGAAAGCGGCCCGGAGAGCATTTCAGTTTTCAGCCGCTCGTTTCAAAACAGGTCCGGTGTCGCGCCACGCGCGTACGGGTGCAGTCGTTGTCGAGCCAGTCGCCACATTCGGTTGCGACACCTTTCCTGGCGCCTGTTATGGACGAGGCGACGGAACGTTCTCAGGCGACGATCTTGCGCAGGTTCTCCTCGCTGCCCCAGGACAGAGCTCTTCTCTTTGGCCCATCCGGATCGGGGCTGCTGACCGTGTCGGACTGACCGAGCTGGTAGATATCTGCCGTGTCGATAAAATTACCGCCAGCCTCGGCATAATGGTTGAAAACAGCCGTACTATCGTCAGCATTGGCGCCATGCCCCCAGCCCGTACCGAAATTGCCCGTGCCGAGGGCAATCTGCGAAACGCGAAGACCGGTTTTTCCGAACGATGTGTACTTCACAAGATTTTCTTTCATCCGAACCATGGAAAGACGTGACCGATGCGGCTGCAAGGCGATGGGCCACCTCCACGAAACGGCTTGGTGCCGTGACGTTCTCCTTTGCCATGACAACCTCCTTGGAAGGCCGCCGACTATTGTTAATGATGATGGCTATCATCATAATAGTCAAGCACGAGCGACGACCAACGTCATTCTCAGAATGGTGCGGCTATACGAGACAAGGATTTTACCGCCTGTGACGCCGGCATCGTTCCTCTTCAAGGCAAGCAGGATGACCAAGCCGACGACGCACGTCAGCTGACAAGGCGACCGCAAAAGCGGTCATCCATTGACGTCTACGCCCATGCAACTCTGAACCCGTCCCTCAAGGAGCCTGCGCGCAATGTCGGGCACCTCGGCCAGCCCGATGACGTTCGTCGTGCGGGCGAGCTTGGCAAGATCGAAATCGCGGGACAGACGCAACCAGGCCTTCACGCGAACAGATTGCGGGGCGCTGACGGAATCGATACCGGCAAGCGTGGTCGCGTTGTTCGCGTCCCTCCGTTCCCGGATTCTACGACCGATGAAAAGCTTTCCGATGGCCATGTCCGCTACTTCGCAGAATCTATTGTGCATTTTCCTATTTTACACACGCATGCACGATCAAGTGTTTTGTGAAACCCGTCCCTGCGTTACAAATGTGCGCACCCCGTAACGCCTTGAAGTGGAAATGACATGCGATCCGTTCTTGAACAGCTTGAGTCACGACGGGCCGAAGCAAGGCTCGGGGGCGGTCAGAAGCGCATCGATGCCCAGCACGGCAAAGGCAAACTTACGGCACGCGAGCGGATCGAGGTTCTTTTGGATGAGGGCTCGTTCGAAGAGTACGACATGTATGTGACCCACCGTGCCGTTGATTTCGGAATGGCCGGTCAGAAGATTGCCGGCGACGGGGTCGTGACGGGCTGGGGCACGATCAACGGCCGGCAGGTCTATGTCTTCTCCCAGGATTTCACCGTTCTCGGCGGTTCCCTGTCGGAAACGCACGCGCAAAAAATCTGCAAGATCATGGATATCGCGGTCAAGGTCGGCGCACCGGTGATCGGCCTCAACGATAGCGGAGGCGCCCGCATTCAGGAGGGGGTCGCATCGCTGGCCGGCTATGCCGACGTGTTCAAGCGCAATGTCGACGCCTCCGGCGTCATCCCCCAGATTTCGGTGATTATGGGACCGTGTGCCGGCGGGGCGGTCTATTCGCCGGCCATGACTGACTTCATTTTCATGGTTCGCGACAGTTCCTACATGTTCGTGACCGGCCCGGATGTCGTGAAGACGGTGACCAACGAGATCGTCACCGCCGAGGAACTGGGCGGTGCGCGAACCCACACCACAAAATCATCCGTCGCGGACGGCGCCTTTGAAAACGACGTGGAAGCACTCGAGCAGATCCGTTTACTGTTCGACTTCCTGCCTCTCAACAACCGCGAACAGGCGCCCGTGCGCCCATTCTTCGACGATCCCGCACGGATCGAGCACCGCCTCGACACGCTGGTTCCGGCGGCGTCGAACAAGCCCTACGACATGCGGGAATTGATCCTGGCGGTTGCGGACGAGGGCGACTTCTTCGAGATCCAGGGAGCCTTTGCCCGCAACATCATCACCGGATTCATCCGCATAGAGGGACAGTCCGTCGGCGTCGTCGCCAATCAGCCGATGGTGCTGGCTGGCTGCCTCGATATCGATTCCGCCCGTAAGGCGGCCCGGTTCGTCCGGTTCTGCGATGCGTTCAATATTCCCATTCTGACCTTAGTCGATGTTCCCGGATTCCTTCCCGGAACGTCGCAGGAGTATGGGGGCGTCATCAAACACGGCGCCAAGCTTCTTTTCGCCTACGGTCAGGCGACAGTGCCGATGGTCACCCTGATCACGCGCAAGGCCTATGGCGGAGCCTATGACGTGATGGCCTCCAAGCACATTGGCGCCGATGTCAATTACGCCTGGCCGACAGCCGAGATCGCCGTCATGGGCGCCAAAGGCGCCACCGAAATC encodes the following:
- a CDS encoding ABC transporter substrate-binding protein → MAKISPLFTLTSKGHVVASALAALMATTAYAQAKSLDGVSLTIASMNDGFSKVLTELAPAFKEETGADLKVEIMDYGTLLTKTTADFIGDTKGYDLVTMDIVWAGAYAENNYSVDLTDWVKRDASGLDLDDIYPVALESLGQYKGKYVAFPFALYANVLAYRKDILDAAGLKPPASMEQLVDDAKKLNDPSKKIYGFVANGQKGPAVAQDWMQYNNQLGGSIVDKDGKPALNSEANIKSLAIYKELFTEAAPPGAIEYDWGGREESFRQGLATFMQTWSVGAAAYSDPKVSNVVGKVGIAVAPVAEGMTPQYGVGGWGLAINADVDTAKQEAAWTFIKWLTSKKIHKEFNMMGAGGFMRKSQMSDPDLLAKYDFLPVIAETYEHGNGDFRPRIPEYSEIQDLLGTAVNAVLAGAATPEEALGKAQEAAKDLF
- a CDS encoding flavin-containing monooxygenase — translated: MSQTPPNPSLASLEHHLPNVPDLAHLEAQVRRDLDSIEASPRAWVPERRDAYGNVISDVVIVGAGLTGLSLAFGLKRQGIERVRLIDAAPAGLEGPWLTTARMRTLRSPKTLSGPDLGIPSLTYRAWHEAVEGHESWEQLDKIDRQAWMAYLAWFRSMIGLPVENDTRLLSISQVDDHLRLQVENGGQSSCIACRKVVLATGLEGAGGFNVPPDVATLPRTRWTHSGELIDPGILSAKRVGVIGAAASSFDWAVTALEAGATSVTLLARSPVLPRTEILDWSNFPGFLNHFADLDDQTRYRFTRRMFDFKTPPTNEMYGRAMAFPDCRLVTGARICSIGMTDDAVVISTAKGDFVFDHLLLGTGYSVDLSRRPELASHVDQIATWADRFVPATGEEDPDLLAYPYLGPAFELMEKTPGALPMLANIHVFNSAAVPSLGPICNGITGLKSGVPKLVSGICRGLFLSDIEHFYRSLDRYDKTHFQPEPV
- a CDS encoding questin oxidase family protein, which encodes MCFAAPTNADGKARSWFPWLACTTSQTSIGIRFLCLILFISHKFNQCCLVTGVQDNRMSAMQQFTSVQAFDAAETGMRSAAALIAEIGRRSGEFPVCLANHLPMVLEAMVQLGASSARLEEYADHYIRVHAVPFPPPAVSPLDEASWENHLGDREREADLRLFFAGVVREIGGRAAVRRYVPILAPGVAASATHGLMRLAYALMRSDDTEVANALGFWAATYLYYNGIPDDRIATETDPLAHLLAMRDESVFHNVEAPTHLLWKWIEAMGKIPAFQDRLGRLVDTPEFLEQIRPASLLLYSSSMSFEALHAVTGCHWLRLVSPHLDKPQQLAVHFWEVVLALYTKIGMPLPPSPDVIAAWRVLPLPDDREIAAAAVASDDEHDHSLVFSAFEEYRHTGDRLYKVVAARRVGLIA
- a CDS encoding DeoR/GlpR family DNA-binding transcription regulator yields the protein MTSEQSATKPNERPKFLAQVRQAAIVSEIGRLGSVTVSDLAQQLSVSEMTVRRDLVELEKEGRLIRTHGGAVKPDRVPLAAATDNFDGEEPAFDARLARNVSLKRRIAVAAAELANGSRSIALDVGTTTYFVAEALTPRAQTKIFTNSIRSGGQLSGRGVETYLAGGKIRSDEMSISGPSAVAQFEMLWFDIAFVGVSGLAPEGIFDYSFEDTDMKRVYLTRASRKIVLCDSTKFNRMSLVLVAALGEFDTLICDEAPTGTLDSALKKAGVEIVIAR
- a CDS encoding HAD family hydrolase, with the translated sequence MRPRFSAVAWDIDGTLVDSEPLHHRALVAASMEFGTDLRELPDMAFRGIHMGDVWRLLRDRLPPALQEVDWAAAINRHYIASRHTLVAIPGAVDAVRELHRLGIPQVCVSNSCRAIVDANIDALGLSHSIQFSISLDDVSEGKPSPVPYGIAVERLGLAPETVVAVEDSSTGIRSAQTAGLYAMLYLAGEDAGNAGGYPLDRVHVIDDFRRLRTLFLVEQAHSEQT
- a CDS encoding FGGY-family carbohydrate kinase — encoded protein: MAAVIGLDIGTTSTIGILVGLPDQILATASRPVTLSSPHVGWAEEDPRDWWRNACIIIAELLEVSGLTASDIAGIGVTGMLPAVVLLDSKGDVLRPSIQQSDGRCGLEVEELRAEWNEGAFLAKAGNGINQQLVTAKLRWVERHEPEVFARIATVFGSYDYINYRLTGERAVEQNWALEAGFVNIATGAIDDELVRLAHIDRDVVPPKRASSDIMGHVDARGSAETGLAVGTPVVGGAADMIASALGAGVIDAGDVLLKFGGAVDILTATDIVKPDPRLFLDYHLVPGLYMPNGCMSTGGSALNWFAETFAGGERAAALAAERSIHQHLDVLADARPAGADGLTILPYLLGEKTPIHDPAARGVIEGLTLSHDIGHMWRALLESYAYAIRHHVEVLVDMGHEPKRFLVSDGGSQSTVWMQIVADVLNAPLQRLSGHPGSCIGAAWAAAIGVGLESDWRTVTRFVTFSDVLQPNMENIATYEAGYHRYRDLYRRLAPTWKLSS
- a CDS encoding BtpA/SgcQ family protein, whose protein sequence is MVFECFGDRKKAVIAMAHIGALPGSPLYNADGGLQKLIDDVARDVEKLQAGGVDAIMFGNENDRPYVFKGSPESIAAMTAVVQATKPLLRVPFGVNYLWDPLSSVAIGAVTGASFVREIFTGLFASDMGLWQPDCGGAARLRANLGRSDMKMLFNINAEFAYSLDQRPIALRAKSAVFSSVADAILVSGPITGQPANESDLREVCETVQDVPVFANTGVNIDNIRDVFSMAQGCVIGTHFKIDGNTWNAVDANRVKRFMDVVETLR
- a CDS encoding SDR family NAD(P)-dependent oxidoreductase, which gives rise to MQQPVFPELKGRRAFLTGGATGIGFAIAKALAAQGVTIAIADIDVPAAERAAQSIGGGSVAVEIDVRRRASVETAFARAISLIGGCEIVIANAGVSTMQKALELTDEEWDFNFDVNTRGIFLTNQIAGRHLVAQGSGCIVNTASLAAKVGAPLLAHYSASKFAVLGWTQAFARELASDGIRVNAVCPGFVKTGMQSREIEWEASLRGISAEQVFNEYVGQTPLGRIETPEDVADVVVFLCSNSARFMTGQGINVTGGVYMT
- a CDS encoding aldo/keto reductase, with the translated sequence MKYTSFGKTGLRVSQIALGTGNFGTGWGHGANADDSTAVFNHYAEAGGNFIDTADIYQLGQSDTVSSPDPDGPKRRALSWGSEENLRKIVA
- a CDS encoding acyl-CoA carboxylase subunit beta encodes the protein MRSVLEQLESRRAEARLGGGQKRIDAQHGKGKLTARERIEVLLDEGSFEEYDMYVTHRAVDFGMAGQKIAGDGVVTGWGTINGRQVYVFSQDFTVLGGSLSETHAQKICKIMDIAVKVGAPVIGLNDSGGARIQEGVASLAGYADVFKRNVDASGVIPQISVIMGPCAGGAVYSPAMTDFIFMVRDSSYMFVTGPDVVKTVTNEIVTAEELGGARTHTTKSSVADGAFENDVEALEQIRLLFDFLPLNNREQAPVRPFFDDPARIEHRLDTLVPAASNKPYDMRELILAVADEGDFFEIQGAFARNIITGFIRIEGQSVGVVANQPMVLAGCLDIDSARKAARFVRFCDAFNIPILTLVDVPGFLPGTSQEYGGVIKHGAKLLFAYGQATVPMVTLITRKAYGGAYDVMASKHIGADVNYAWPTAEIAVMGAKGATEILYRSELGDPDKIAARTREYEERFANPFVAAERGFIDEVIMPHSSRRRIARAFASLRNKQSHVHWRKHDTIPL